A genomic region of Methylobacterium durans contains the following coding sequences:
- the dnaE gene encoding DNA polymerase III subunit alpha, whose protein sequence is MARQLREVGFVHLHVHSSYSLLEGAFKVGDLVKAAIADRQPALALTDTNNLFGALEFSEKAAGSGIQPIAGMQLSVAFEAPDPLARLSVPACNIVILAQDEAGYGNLLRLASRAYFDGPLGEAPRVSASDLKHDVDGLIAITGGATGPLDLALRAGRPELASARLGQLLAAFGEDRLYVELQRHGLDDERRVERELLRLAERHGLPIAATNEPFFGKTGDYEAHDALLAIAEGRLVSDERRRRLTPRHAFKTRAEMAELFRDLPDALSATVEIAMRCAYRVRTRKPILPNFGSVAAADREAALAGTAEARAEAANAVAEVIALDEPAELRRQAEAGLELRLKQHGTAPGMSEDVYRERLAFELDVIVKMKFPGYFLIVSDFIKWAKDHDIPVGPGRGSGAGSLVAWSLLITDLDPLRFGLLFERFLNPERVSMPDFDIDFCVEGRERVIQYVQERYGHAQVAQIITFGTLLARGVLRDVGRVLEMPYGQVDKLTKLVPQNPANPVTLAQAIEGEPKLQSAIEEEPIVARLMEISKKLEGLHRHASTHAAGVVIGDRPLEQLVPLYRDPKTGMRVTQFNMKWVEQAGLVKFDFLGLKTLTMLRCCTDLLKLRGIEVDLASLPLDDPKTYEPMKRGETVGVFQVESAGMRKALCEMQADRFEDIIALVALYRPGPMANIPVYCERKLGRDAGNEASWYPHPKLEPILKETFGIIVYQEQVMEVAKVLAGYSLGDADLLRRAMGKKIKAEMDAQRDRFVKGSVERGLTKAKADEIFDLLAKFADYGFNKSHAAAYALLTYQTAYLKANYPVEFLAAAMTLDIDNTDKLAEFRQDAQRLKIVVEPPSINSSGVVFEVQVDEDAGRIRYALAAIKGVGRAAVEAIVEARGNRPFRDLACLARRLNPRHVNKRTLENLIAAGALDCIEPDRARAFAAVEPMMKLAQGAAEAETTGIADMFGGVASADVSLRIPAYDPWPMAEKLKKEYDAIGFFLSGHPLDEYGHLLEKLRVQTWAEFCRAVRSGSTSVGRVAASVLDRSERRTKTGNKLGIVTLSDQTGHFEAIIFSEGLGHYRDILEPGRPLVLQLQANLEGEDVRARIQTAEPLDQAVARYQKGMRIYLRDERPIGSVQQRLSLRGEGEVSLILILDGGEREVEVKLPGKYQASPQVAGALRAVPGVVQVEVN, encoded by the coding sequence CAGCTCTCGGTCGCCTTCGAGGCGCCGGACCCGCTGGCCCGCCTGAGCGTGCCCGCTTGCAACATCGTCATCCTGGCCCAGGACGAGGCGGGCTACGGCAACCTGCTGCGGCTGGCGAGCCGCGCCTATTTCGACGGGCCGCTCGGCGAGGCGCCGCGGGTCTCGGCGAGCGATCTCAAACACGACGTCGACGGGTTGATCGCGATCACCGGCGGCGCGACCGGTCCGCTCGACCTGGCGTTGCGCGCCGGCCGCCCTGAACTTGCGTCCGCGCGTCTCGGGCAGCTCCTGGCGGCCTTCGGCGAGGATCGGCTCTACGTCGAGTTGCAGCGCCACGGGCTCGACGACGAGCGCCGGGTCGAGCGCGAATTGTTGCGCCTCGCCGAACGCCACGGGCTCCCCATCGCCGCAACGAACGAGCCCTTCTTCGGCAAGACCGGCGATTACGAGGCGCACGACGCGCTGCTCGCCATCGCGGAAGGCCGCCTCGTCTCGGACGAGCGCCGCCGGCGCCTGACGCCGCGCCACGCCTTCAAGACCCGCGCCGAGATGGCGGAGCTGTTCCGCGACCTGCCGGATGCGCTCTCGGCCACCGTCGAGATCGCCATGCGCTGCGCCTATAGGGTGCGCACCCGCAAGCCGATCCTGCCGAATTTCGGCAGCGTCGCCGCCGCCGACAGGGAGGCCGCGCTCGCCGGGACGGCGGAGGCCCGCGCCGAGGCCGCGAACGCGGTCGCCGAGGTCATCGCCCTCGACGAGCCGGCGGAGCTGCGGCGCCAGGCCGAGGCCGGGCTGGAGCTGCGCCTGAAGCAGCACGGCACCGCGCCGGGCATGTCGGAGGACGTCTACCGGGAGCGCCTCGCCTTCGAGCTCGACGTCATCGTCAAGATGAAGTTCCCGGGCTACTTCCTGATCGTCTCGGACTTCATCAAGTGGGCCAAGGACCACGACATCCCGGTCGGGCCGGGCCGCGGCTCGGGCGCCGGCTCCCTCGTCGCGTGGTCGCTCCTCATCACCGACCTCGACCCGCTCCGGTTCGGCCTGCTGTTCGAGCGCTTCCTCAACCCCGAGCGCGTCTCGATGCCGGATTTCGACATCGACTTCTGCGTGGAGGGCCGCGAGCGCGTCATCCAGTACGTGCAGGAGCGCTACGGGCATGCGCAGGTCGCCCAGATCATCACCTTCGGCACGCTGCTCGCCCGCGGCGTGCTGCGGGACGTCGGCCGCGTGCTGGAGATGCCCTACGGGCAGGTCGACAAGCTGACGAAGCTCGTGCCGCAGAACCCGGCGAACCCGGTGACGCTCGCCCAGGCGATCGAGGGCGAGCCGAAGCTCCAGAGCGCGATCGAGGAGGAGCCGATCGTCGCCCGGCTCATGGAGATCTCGAAGAAGCTGGAGGGCCTGCACCGCCACGCCTCGACCCACGCCGCCGGTGTCGTCATCGGCGACCGGCCGCTGGAGCAGCTCGTGCCCCTCTACCGCGACCCGAAGACGGGCATGCGGGTGACCCAGTTCAACATGAAGTGGGTCGAGCAGGCGGGGCTCGTGAAGTTCGACTTTCTCGGCCTCAAGACGCTCACCATGCTGCGCTGCTGCACGGACCTCCTGAAGCTGCGCGGCATCGAGGTCGACCTCGCGAGCCTGCCGCTCGACGACCCGAAGACCTACGAGCCGATGAAGCGCGGCGAGACGGTCGGCGTGTTCCAGGTGGAATCGGCCGGCATGCGCAAGGCGCTCTGCGAGATGCAGGCCGACCGCTTCGAGGACATCATCGCCCTCGTCGCCCTCTACCGGCCGGGCCCGATGGCCAACATCCCGGTCTATTGCGAGCGCAAGCTCGGTCGCGACGCCGGCAACGAGGCGAGCTGGTACCCGCACCCGAAGCTGGAGCCGATCCTGAAGGAGACCTTCGGCATCATCGTCTACCAGGAGCAGGTGATGGAGGTGGCCAAGGTGCTGGCCGGCTATTCGCTCGGCGACGCCGACCTCCTGCGCCGCGCCATGGGCAAGAAGATCAAGGCGGAGATGGACGCCCAGCGCGACCGCTTCGTGAAGGGATCCGTGGAGCGGGGCCTGACCAAGGCGAAGGCGGACGAGATCTTCGATCTCCTGGCCAAGTTCGCCGATTACGGCTTCAACAAGAGCCACGCGGCGGCCTACGCGCTGCTGACCTACCAGACGGCCTACCTGAAGGCGAATTACCCCGTCGAGTTCCTCGCCGCCGCGATGACCCTCGACATCGACAACACCGACAAGCTCGCCGAATTCCGCCAGGACGCGCAGCGCCTGAAGATCGTGGTCGAGCCGCCCTCGATCAACTCGTCCGGCGTCGTGTTCGAGGTCCAGGTCGACGAGGATGCGGGCCGCATCCGCTACGCGCTGGCCGCGATCAAGGGCGTCGGGCGTGCGGCCGTGGAGGCGATCGTCGAGGCGCGCGGGAACCGCCCGTTCCGCGACCTCGCCTGCCTCGCGCGCCGCCTCAACCCGCGCCACGTCAACAAGCGGACGCTGGAGAACCTGATCGCGGCCGGCGCCCTCGACTGCATCGAGCCGGACCGGGCCCGGGCCTTCGCGGCGGTCGAGCCGATGATGAAGCTGGCGCAAGGGGCGGCGGAGGCCGAGACGACGGGCATCGCCGACATGTTCGGCGGGGTCGCCTCGGCGGACGTGTCCCTGCGCATCCCGGCCTATGACCCCTGGCCGATGGCCGAGAAGCTGAAGAAGGAATACGACGCGATCGGCTTCTTCCTCTCCGGCCACCCGCTCGACGAGTACGGCCACCTGCTGGAGAAGCTGCGCGTCCAGACCTGGGCCGAGTTCTGCCGCGCTGTGCGCTCCGGCTCCACCAGCGTCGGGCGCGTCGCCGCCTCGGTGCTCGACCGCTCGGAGCGGCGCACCAAGACCGGCAACAAGCTCGGCATCGTCACCCTCTCGGACCAGACCGGGCATTTCGAGGCGATCATCTTCTCGGAAGGGCTCGGCCATTACCGGGACATCCTGGAGCCCGGCCGCCCGCTGGTGCTGCAGCTCCAGGCGAATCTGGAGGGCGAGGACGTGCGCGCCCGCATCCAGACGGCCGAACCCCTCGACCAGGCAGTGGCCCGCTACCAGAAGGGCATGCGGATCTACCTGCGCGACGAGCGCCCGATCGGCTCCGTGCAGCAGCGCCTGTCCCTGCGGGGCGAGGGCGAGGTCTCGCTGATCCTGATCCTCGACGGGGGCGAGCGCGAGGTGGAGGTGAAGCTGCCGGGCAAGTACCAGGCGAGCCCGCAGGTGGCCGGCGCCCTCCGGGCCGTGCCCGGGGTGGTGCAGGTGGAGGTGAACTGA
- a CDS encoding gamma-glutamylcyclotransferase: MSASNLALTLDLIARAHPEPVADDATALHLLTDDELRPGLASAVGGKPGPADEIWVFAYGSLMWQPEFAVAERRIGLVRGFHRRFCLLQRRFRGTVERPGFVLALDRGGTCKGVAFRLAGTDPMATLMPVWRREMKGNGYASRWLPVETECGVVHALAFIVNRLGDRYAGRLSEPEIAEKIAAACGHLGPSAEYLLRTAQACAELGIRDRHLTRLQALVAERLRGCDA; encoded by the coding sequence ATGTCGGCCTCGAACCTCGCCCTCACCCTGGACCTAATCGCCCGCGCCCATCCCGAGCCCGTCGCGGACGATGCCACGGCGCTGCACCTCCTCACCGACGACGAATTGCGGCCCGGCCTCGCGAGCGCGGTCGGGGGCAAGCCCGGACCCGCCGACGAGATCTGGGTCTTCGCCTACGGCTCGCTGATGTGGCAGCCGGAATTCGCGGTGGCCGAGCGCCGGATCGGGCTGGTGCGGGGCTTCCACCGGCGCTTCTGCCTGCTGCAGCGGCGCTTCCGCGGCACGGTCGAGCGGCCGGGCTTCGTGCTGGCGCTCGACCGCGGCGGCACCTGCAAGGGCGTCGCCTTCCGCCTCGCGGGTACGGATCCGATGGCGACGCTGATGCCGGTCTGGCGCCGGGAGATGAAGGGCAACGGCTACGCGTCCCGCTGGCTGCCGGTCGAGACGGAGTGCGGCGTCGTCCACGCCCTCGCCTTCATCGTGAACCGCCTCGGCGACCGCTACGCGGGCCGGCTGAGCGAGCCCGAGATCGCCGAGAAGATCGCGGCGGCCTGCGGGCATCTGGGCCCCAGCGCCGAGTACCTGCTGCGCACGGCCCAGGCCTGCGCCGAACTCGGCATCCGCGACCGGCACCTGACGCGGCTGCAGGCGCTGGTGGCGGAGCGGCTGCGGGGGTGCGATGCCTGA